From Nicotiana tabacum cultivar K326 chromosome 20, ASM71507v2, whole genome shotgun sequence, one genomic window encodes:
- the LOC107787925 gene encoding BTB/POZ domain-containing protein At1g67900 translates to MKFMKLGSRPDTFITTEAVRSVNSEVTSDLLVQVKGSRYLLHKFPLLSKCSRLQKLCSESPETSQHQIVQLPDFPGGIEAFELCAKFCYGITITLSAYNIVAARCAAEYLQMTEDVEKGNLIYKLDVFFNSCILSGWKDSIVTLQSTKSFPLWSEDLGITSRCIEAIASKVLAHPSKVNLSRSYSRRDDVSCNESESRRHNKTSSKSWWAEELAELSIDLYWRSMIAIKSGGKVAANVIGDALRIYASRWLPNISKYANPKKQLEYDQKDSDSIGKYRLLLESIITLLPAERGAVSCSFLLKLLKAANILKASSSSKMELARRIGLQLEDATVNDLLIPCLSHTCDTIHDVDIVITILEQFMLQGQSPPTSPLRRKGDFERRRSRSAENIDLEFQESRRSSSASHSSKLKVAKLVDRYLQEISSDSNLPLSKFISIAEAIPEFARLDHDDLYRAIDIYLKGHPELNKSERKRLCRMLDCKKLSMEVCMHAAQNELLPLRVVVQVLFFEQARAAMSGGHVTELPSNIKALLEDTAKTSATFNKTPVDDQWTTASALKSPNSNLSTLKMKLAEDDDDDDLDQIGKSSRIKALCVIPNRPKRMFSKLWSNNRSAASQKN, encoded by the exons ATGAAGTTTATGAAACTTGGATCTAGGCCTGACACTTTCATTACTACTGAGGCTGTAAG GTCAGTTAACTCTGAAGTTACTAGTGATCTCTTAGTCCAAGTAAAGGGTAGCAGATATTTGCTTCACAAG TTTCCCCTGCTGTCTAAGTGCTCAAGGCTACAGAAGTTATGCTCTGAAAGTCCAGAAACCTCACAGCACCAAATTGTGCAGCTACCAGATTTTCCTGGTGGAATTGAAGCATTTGAGCTATGTGCAAAATTCTGCTATGGTATCACTATCACCCTCAGTGCCTAcaacattgttgcggcgcgctGTGCTGCAGAATACCTGCAGATGACAGAGGATGTAGAGAAAGGAAACTTAATCTACAAACTTGAtgtattcttcaattcttgcatACTTTCAGGTTGGAAAGACTCAATTGTTACATTGCAAAGTACCAAGTCTTTTCCTTTATGGTCTGAGGACTTAGGAATTACAAGCAGATGTATTGAAGCCATTGCTTCAAAAGTCTTAGCTCATCCATCAAAGGTGAATTTATCAAGAAGCTACTCAAGAAGAGATGATGTTTCATGCAATGAATCAGAAAGCAGAAGGCATAATAAAACTTCATCTAAAAGTTGGTGGGCTGAAGAGTTAGCAGAATTAAGCATAGACCTTTATTGGAGAAGTATGATAGCTATCAAATCTGGTGGGAAAGTAGCTGCTAATGTTATCGGTGATGCATTGCGAATTTATGCATCAAGATGGCTACCAAACATTTCAAAATATGCAAATCCTAAGAAGCAGCTAGAATATGATCAGAAAGACTCAGATTCGATTGGAAAATACAGGCTGCTGTTGGAGTCAATTATAACATTGTTACCAGCTGAAAGGGGGGCAGTTTCttgtagtttcttgttgaaattgctTAAAGCAGCTAACATattgaaggcttcttcttcatcCAAGATGGAATTGGCAAGAAGGATTGGGCTTCAATTGGAAGATGCCACTGTCAATGATCTGTTAATACCTTGTCTGTCACACACATGTGACACAATTCATGATGTGGACATAGTTATCACCATATTAGAACAGTTCATGTTGCAAGGACAAAGTCCCCCAACAAGTCCACTAAGAAGGAAAGGAGATTTTGAGAGGAGAAGATCTCGGTCCGCGGAGAATATTGACCTTGAGTTCCAAGAAAGtagaagatcttcttcagcatcaCATAGCTCAAAACTCAAGGTAGCTAAGCTTGTGGATAGGTATCTTCAAGAAATTTCCAGTGACTCAAATTTGCCATTGTCAAAATTCATTTCCATTGCTGAAGCAATTCCAGAGTTTGCTAGGCTTGACCATGATGATCTTTACAGAGCCATTGACATCTATCTCAAG GGGCATCCGGAGCTGAACAAGAGTGAAAGAAAGAGGCTGTGCAGAATGTTGGACTGCAAGAAACTATCAATGGAAGTTTGTATGCATGCAGCACAAAATGAATTACTTCCACTAAGGGTAGTTGTTCAAGTTCTATTTTTCGAGCAAGCTCGAGCAGCCATGTCCGGTGGCCATGTAACGGAATTGCCTAGCAACATCAAGGCACTTCTAGAGGACACAGCCAAGACTTCAGCAACTTTTAATAAGACACCAGTTGATGACCAGTGGACTACTGCCTCAGCCCTAAAATCACCAAACTCCAACCTTTCAACTCTAAAAATGAAGCTAgctgaagatgatgatgatgatgatttggATCAAATTGGGAAATCTTCAAGGATTAAAGCATTATGTGTCATTCCAAATCGACCTAAAAGAATGTTCAGTAAGTTATGGTCAAATAATAGATCAGCTGCTAGTCAAAAGAACTGA